Proteins encoded in a region of the Methanobrevibacter millerae genome:
- a CDS encoding MarR family winged helix-turn-helix transcriptional regulator, giving the protein MIFLTGYGGVIIKFEKVVESHTYDRFGEILYILHKNNRKYLNDSLAEHDLNLLQAMCMLILLGKETCTQKELTEFLFLTKSGVTKAITKLEKDGYISKEKSPSDSRQYVLRLTKKGMEMIPTLIEINNRWEEEVGLNDLDDEFFEKLKTLAYNAIELNEKNQ; this is encoded by the coding sequence ATGATATTCTTAACCGGATATGGGGGAGTTATTATTAAGTTTGAAAAAGTTGTTGAATCCCATACTTATGACAGATTTGGTGAAATATTATATATTCTTCATAAAAACAATAGAAAATACTTGAATGATTCACTTGCTGAACATGACTTAAACCTGCTTCAGGCAATGTGTATGCTGATTCTTTTGGGAAAGGAAACCTGCACTCAAAAGGAATTGACTGAATTTTTATTTTTAACGAAAAGCGGCGTTACAAAAGCCATTACCAAATTGGAAAAGGATGGATATATATCCAAGGAAAAATCCCCTAGTGACAGCCGCCAATATGTATTGAGATTAACTAAAAAAGGAATGGAAATGATTCCTACTCTTATAGAAATAAATAATCGATGGGAAGAAGAAGTCGGTCTAAATGATTTGGATGATGAATTTTTTGAAAAACTAAAAACTCTGGCTTACAATGCCATTGAATTGAATGAAAAAAATCAATAG
- a CDS encoding Ig-like domain-containing protein: MNKKIFSLLLVIFVLISLSAVSATELNDDKSIIYSSDDNAILSVDAKTFSDLSNDINGKDSITLESDYQYNESDEAALNNGYIDITKDITIDGNGNGIYPTSSGKLFNISENVSVTIKNTIITGDGNSPLILLNNNSAVYLNNCKLINNKYEKSPFIGLDDEIGSMTIENSDIINNTVYTLFLSKVMTINSNRIINNTMDGFESTQEIVVNDNVFLANQYLYSNAREKLIMEGNYWGTNDAQSVMKEYAMIVPHRFAFTYASLNIDYPEIKYIGETGTITLSIDNDKLPEFEIPVALSNDNAEINATTITLGGGKTVTIAITLKNNGTSELIIGQNYGVTNEDTIETHLFEIYNKGDWYFNDEKIVDLENITIDLGGKIDEAVIKALNNTIPQGTEITVTVGEDIFTTNTTDDKGSFVSDLSSVESGTYDITFHTEGYEDASTTLVVNTQLNLIGADDAKVGDAKTIIANVTAKEGNLTLYVNGKKNQTVRVNNKTASIDLGELEAGNYTVYAEFSDETGKYTPATSEEYSFEITKYATSISLNENSYKIYAKENITVLYEITPNNDDIPVNFTIADESIASFDDGLIKGIIAGNTTAQIIITENDKYLGSNATITVEVMKIDEYDANISSDVNEVILALPEDATGNVAVYVNGELYETVAVENGEASTTLKKPGNYTVRMDYEGDNVYASKSNETSLEITKMKSEISMNTQDINVTDKDSPVAIITMPGAATGNITINVNGKEYVVDINSSTVRGLNGILVMPLRNTDLPAGEYNITATYNGDEYFLESTANGTFKILKLEYELDYKYNGTTVVVTLPEDATGEITLDINGTVIKAPLINGTATFNITDVPLGPENATIFYPGDDTYIGFEDVVPMVTEKGIVLTVEDLIKYYGNDEKVNLKVTDCKLVPYANQKVNITINGKSYSRTTDENGTASFAVNLGSGEYEITAEVNGTNSTGKVTILPTVNGTDIVKVLRNGTQYYATFVDSNGKYLADGTEVQFNINGVLYNRKVNGNEGLAKLNINLPQGEYIITATNLVTGENGANKITVISRIIENNDITKYFRNETQYTVKVIGDDGNPASAGEKVIFNINGVFYTRETNASGIAKLNINLKPGEYIITAEYGGCKVANNIKVLPVLTANDLHMNYKDGSVFEATLVDGQGTPSANQKIEFNINGVFYYRITNSAGVAKLNINLEPGSYIITSTYNGCSISNTVTVNDHTLTGSEIENIAKTSINNDNFKVGTATLNSNGNWNVPVYDSKNNLITTLIFDKNGNALG, translated from the coding sequence ATGAATAAAAAGATATTTTCATTATTACTTGTGATATTCGTATTAATATCACTTTCAGCTGTAAGCGCAACTGAATTGAACGATGACAAATCTATCATATATTCATCTGATGATAATGCAATTCTTAGTGTAGATGCGAAGACATTTTCTGACTTGTCAAATGACATTAACGGTAAAGACAGCATAACACTAGAATCTGATTACCAATATAATGAATCTGACGAAGCTGCTTTAAATAATGGGTATATTGACATAACAAAAGACATCACTATTGATGGTAATGGAAACGGCATTTATCCAACATCTAGCGGTAAACTCTTCAATATAAGTGAAAATGTTAGTGTAACTATAAAAAATACAATAATTACCGGTGACGGTAACAGTCCACTCATTTTATTAAACAATAACTCTGCAGTTTATCTTAACAACTGTAAACTGATAAATAATAAATATGAAAAGAGTCCATTTATTGGATTGGATGATGAAATCGGATCAATGACTATCGAAAACAGTGATATCATAAACAATACTGTCTATACACTTTTCCTATCAAAAGTAATGACAATAAATTCAAATAGAATTATTAACAATACTATGGACGGATTTGAAAGCACACAAGAAATTGTTGTAAATGACAATGTATTCCTTGCCAACCAATACCTGTACTCAAATGCTAGGGAAAAGTTAATAATGGAAGGTAATTACTGGGGTACAAATGATGCTCAATCCGTTATGAAAGAATATGCAATGATAGTTCCTCACCGCTTCGCTTTTACTTATGCCAGTTTAAACATTGATTATCCTGAAATCAAATATATCGGTGAAACCGGTACAATTACATTAAGCATTGATAACGACAAATTGCCTGAATTTGAAATTCCTGTTGCACTTTCAAATGACAATGCCGAAATCAATGCAACCACCATTACATTAGGCGGAGGCAAAACCGTAACAATCGCAATCACATTAAAAAATAATGGAACAAGCGAATTGATTATCGGTCAAAATTATGGTGTTACAAACGAAGACACAATTGAAACTCATTTATTTGAAATCTACAACAAAGGTGACTGGTACTTCAATGATGAAAAAATAGTTGATTTGGAAAACATTACCATAGATTTAGGTGGAAAAATAGATGAAGCAGTCATTAAAGCATTGAACAACACCATCCCACAAGGAACTGAAATTACAGTGACAGTTGGAGAAGACATATTCACCACAAATACAACTGACGACAAAGGAAGTTTTGTATCAGACTTATCATCTGTAGAATCAGGAACATATGATATTACTTTCCATACCGAAGGATATGAAGATGCATCCACAACACTTGTTGTTAACACCCAATTAAACTTAATCGGTGCGGATGATGCTAAAGTTGGTGATGCTAAAACAATTATTGCTAACGTAACGGCAAAAGAAGGGAACCTTACTTTATATGTTAACGGTAAGAAAAATCAAACAGTCCGTGTGAACAATAAAACAGCAAGCATAGACTTAGGAGAACTTGAAGCTGGAAACTATACTGTATATGCTGAATTCAGTGATGAAACCGGAAAATATACTCCAGCAACCTCTGAAGAATATTCCTTTGAAATAACCAAATATGCTACTTCAATTAGTTTAAATGAAAACAGCTATAAAATTTATGCTAAAGAAAACATAACTGTTTTATATGAAATAACTCCAAACAATGATGATATTCCTGTTAACTTCACAATTGCTGATGAAAGTATTGCTTCATTTGACGATGGCTTGATTAAAGGTATTATCGCAGGAAATACAACAGCACAAATCATCATTACTGAAAACGACAAATATTTAGGATCCAATGCAACAATCACTGTTGAAGTAATGAAAATAGATGAATATGATGCTAACATATCCAGTGATGTTAACGAAGTTATTTTAGCTTTACCTGAAGATGCAACAGGTAACGTTGCAGTATATGTTAATGGAGAGTTATACGAAACAGTTGCTGTTGAAAATGGAGAAGCATCAACCACCCTTAAAAAACCGGGAAACTACACAGTTAGAATGGATTACGAAGGTGACAATGTATATGCATCTAAATCAAATGAAACTTCTTTAGAAATAACTAAAATGAAATCAGAAATTTCAATGAATACTCAAGACATAAACGTTACTGATAAGGACTCTCCAGTTGCAATAATCACCATGCCCGGTGCTGCTACAGGTAACATCACAATTAACGTTAATGGTAAGGAATATGTTGTTGATATTAACTCTTCAACAGTTAGAGGATTAAATGGTATTTTAGTAATGCCTCTAAGAAACACAGATTTGCCTGCAGGAGAATACAATATAACTGCAACATACAACGGCGATGAATATTTCTTAGAATCAACCGCTAACGGCACATTCAAAATATTAAAACTTGAATATGAATTAGACTACAAATATAATGGAACAACTGTTGTTGTAACCCTTCCCGAAGATGCAACTGGTGAAATAACATTAGACATTAATGGTACAGTCATCAAGGCACCTCTCATTAACGGAACTGCTACATTTAACATAACCGATGTTCCATTAGGTCCTGAAAATGCAACCATCTTTTATCCTGGAGATGACACATACATAGGATTTGAAGATGTCGTACCTATGGTTACAGAAAAAGGAATTGTATTGACTGTGGAAGATTTAATCAAATATTACGGCAATGATGAAAAAGTTAATTTGAAAGTAACAGACTGTAAACTAGTCCCGTATGCTAATCAGAAAGTGAACATTACCATCAACGGAAAATCATATTCCAGAACCACTGATGAAAATGGAACTGCATCATTTGCAGTCAATTTAGGATCCGGAGAATATGAAATTACTGCTGAAGTAAACGGAACAAACAGTACTGGAAAAGTAACAATATTGCCTACCGTGAACGGCACAGATATTGTTAAAGTATTGAGAAACGGAACCCAGTACTACGCAACATTCGTTGATTCTAATGGAAAATACTTAGCTGACGGAACTGAAGTACAATTCAACATTAATGGTGTATTATATAATCGTAAAGTAAATGGTAATGAGGGTTTAGCTAAATTAAATATTAACCTCCCACAGGGAGAATATATTATTACCGCTACAAACCTGGTCACTGGTGAAAATGGTGCAAATAAAATTACTGTCATTTCAAGAATCATTGAAAACAATGACATAACCAAATACTTCAGAAACGAAACCCAATACACTGTTAAAGTAATCGGTGATGATGGCAATCCTGCCAGTGCAGGCGAAAAAGTTATATTCAACATAAATGGTGTATTCTACACCCGTGAAACCAATGCATCTGGTATAGCTAAATTAAACATTAACTTAAAACCTGGAGAATATATCATCACTGCAGAATATGGTGGATGTAAAGTTGCAAACAACATTAAGGTATTGCCAGTTTTAACTGCAAACGATCTCCACATGAACTATAAAGACGGATCTGTATTTGAAGCTACATTAGTTGACGGTCAAGGAACCCCAAGTGCAAATCAGAAAATTGAATTTAACATAAATGGAGTATTCTATTACCGTATCACCAACAGTGCAGGCGTGGCCAAATTAAATATCAATTTAGAACCTGGATCATACATCATTACTTCAACATACAACGGATGTTCAATTTCAAATACTGTTACAGTTAATGATCATACCCTTACTGGAAGTGAAATTGAAAACATTGCAAAAACTTCAATTAACAATGATAACTTCAAAGTAGGAACTGCAACATTAAACAGCAACGGAAATTGGAATGTTCCTGTATATGATTCAAAAAATAATTTAATTACAACATTGATATTTGATAAAAATGGTAATGCATTAGGATAA
- the dmpI gene encoding 4-oxalocrotonate tautomerase DmpI, whose amino-acid sequence MPVITIAGNDGISVEKKREMVKKVSETVADAYDLPIEAITVLVQAYPKESIGVAGELLSDR is encoded by the coding sequence ATGCCTGTAATTACAATAGCTGGAAACGATGGAATTAGTGTTGAGAAAAAAAGAGAAATGGTTAAAAAAGTATCTGAAACTGTTGCAGATGCATATGACTTGCCAATTGAAGCAATAACAGTTTTAGTCCAAGCATATCCAAAGGAGAGTATTGGAGTAGCTGGCGAGTTATTAAGTGACCGATAA